From Sporosarcina sp. 6E9, a single genomic window includes:
- the dcuS gene encoding DcuS/MalK family sensor histidine kinase → MFTKSKIRLQTKLTILVCTVVLVSLSVTAYLIGSKAVENSRAFHENKVMDIATTISHTKLIKDGLTGDGPVEAIQSFTSEVQKSTSVQYIVVLNKDHIRQSHPVEERIGEYFVGGDEDLAYEGESYTSLAQGTLGESLRAFVPIYAENEIVGVVSVGILSKNIQAAVFQSLRTSYIGIGFGLLIGIIGAFLLARQVKKTLYGLEPEEIAKLLGERDAMLESVKEGIIAINDKGEIIVANQAASQLFHQAGLLENPIGKTADAYLPGSRLQQVLISGEPAFNQEQQLNGIDIVVNRVPVILNGEIVGALATFRDKTELTSLVEQLSGAKAFAETLRTQTHEFMNKLHVITAMVHTKSYDELKEYTTYLSDAYQKEVGAVSRLIKDPVISGYLVNKLSKARETGIHVELAGDNPLPGLKKIEHMDKIITILGNLFDNASEAVRDQENGQIEIAINYKNKHFYFDIHDNGPGIGEADFEQTSQIGLSTKGENRGYGLYLVNKALTELGGKLDISSEKGAGTRFHVKIPYEGDTND, encoded by the coding sequence TTGTTTACTAAAAGTAAAATTCGACTCCAAACAAAATTAACGATATTAGTCTGTACAGTAGTCCTCGTTTCATTATCAGTAACAGCCTATTTGATTGGCAGCAAAGCCGTTGAAAATTCAAGGGCTTTTCACGAAAATAAAGTAATGGATATCGCGACCACTATCAGTCATACAAAGCTGATCAAAGACGGGTTAACCGGAGACGGACCCGTGGAAGCTATTCAATCTTTCACAAGCGAAGTTCAAAAAAGTACAAGTGTGCAGTATATCGTCGTGTTAAACAAGGATCATATTCGCCAGTCGCACCCAGTAGAAGAACGAATTGGTGAATATTTTGTCGGGGGCGACGAGGACCTTGCGTACGAAGGGGAAAGCTACACATCTTTAGCCCAAGGGACGCTCGGTGAATCATTAAGGGCTTTTGTGCCGATATATGCTGAAAATGAGATAGTCGGTGTCGTCTCCGTAGGTATTTTGTCGAAAAACATACAAGCCGCCGTATTTCAAAGCCTACGCACAAGTTACATAGGCATTGGCTTTGGATTACTTATCGGCATCATTGGGGCCTTTCTTTTAGCAAGACAAGTTAAGAAAACCCTATACGGTTTGGAACCGGAGGAAATCGCTAAACTTCTTGGCGAACGCGATGCGATGCTGGAATCCGTCAAAGAAGGAATTATTGCAATCAACGATAAAGGCGAAATCATTGTGGCCAATCAAGCCGCAAGTCAACTATTTCACCAAGCGGGTCTACTGGAAAACCCAATCGGCAAAACAGCCGATGCCTATTTACCGGGCTCACGTTTACAACAAGTCCTAATCTCCGGAGAACCAGCCTTCAACCAAGAACAACAACTGAATGGCATCGATATCGTCGTCAACCGAGTCCCGGTCATTTTAAACGGTGAAATCGTGGGCGCACTCGCGACATTTAGAGATAAAACCGAACTAACTTCTTTAGTAGAACAACTATCGGGTGCGAAAGCTTTTGCGGAAACCCTAAGAACGCAAACACATGAATTTATGAATAAACTACACGTCATCACAGCGATGGTGCACACAAAATCGTATGACGAGCTAAAAGAATACACCACCTATTTATCAGATGCTTATCAAAAAGAAGTGGGCGCAGTTTCTCGACTCATCAAGGATCCCGTCATATCGGGCTATTTGGTTAATAAGTTAAGCAAAGCACGTGAAACCGGCATTCATGTCGAACTAGCAGGGGACAACCCACTCCCCGGATTGAAGAAGATTGAGCATATGGACAAAATCATTACAATTCTAGGCAACCTGTTCGATAATGCGAGCGAAGCCGTACGAGATCAAGAGAACGGTCAAATTGAAATTGCTATAAATTATAAGAACAAGCACTTCTATTTTGATATACATGATAACGGTCCGGGTATTGGCGAAGCGGATTTTGAACAAACTTCGCAGATTGGCTTATCGACAAAAGGTGAAAATCGTGGGTACGGTCTTTATTTGGTCAATAAAGCCCTCACTGAACTGGGCGGCAAGCTAGATATTTCTTCGGAGAAAGGAGCGGGTACTCGATTTCATGTGAAGATTCCTTATGAGGGGGATACGAATGATTAA
- a CDS encoding response regulator, which produces MINVLIIEDDPMVAKFNGIYLESIPGFTLAGIAETAEAGWTFYQSNKVDLILLDVHMGKKTGLELLRDFRKADDPVDVIIISAANDKQSVQTALRYGAVDYLIKPFTFERFQEALLQYEQKHQVMKDTEHVSQEAIDTFLLRSEKSQATVLDLPKGLTVRTFTTIVRQMMKRPKGAFSAADLAKETGISRVSVRKYLNHLVETDMLTVDIVYQETGRPLNRFIVKPEKIDILEALIRE; this is translated from the coding sequence ATGATTAACGTATTAATTATTGAAGACGATCCAATGGTTGCAAAATTCAATGGGATTTATCTGGAAAGCATCCCGGGGTTTACCCTTGCTGGAATCGCTGAAACTGCCGAAGCAGGATGGACATTTTACCAATCAAATAAAGTCGATCTCATCTTACTTGACGTACATATGGGGAAAAAAACTGGCCTTGAACTGCTACGCGATTTTCGAAAAGCGGATGACCCAGTGGATGTCATCATCATTTCGGCGGCAAACGATAAACAATCCGTCCAAACAGCGCTCCGTTACGGGGCGGTTGATTATCTCATAAAGCCTTTTACCTTCGAACGATTCCAAGAAGCGCTTCTCCAATATGAACAGAAGCATCAGGTGATGAAAGATACGGAACACGTAAGTCAAGAAGCAATCGATACATTTTTGCTTCGATCAGAAAAATCGCAAGCGACTGTTCTCGATCTTCCTAAAGGGCTCACGGTTCGAACCTTTACAACGATTGTCCGGCAAATGATGAAGCGTCCAAAAGGTGCATTTTCGGCCGCTGATTTGGCGAAGGAAACGGGGATTTCACGCGTCTCCGTTCGAAAATATTTAAATCATTTAGTGGAAACTGACATGTTAACCGTCGACATCGTGTATCAAGAAACGGGTCGTCCATTAAATCGCTTCATTGTAAAACCTGAAAAAATCGATATTCTCGAAGCATTAATCCGCGAATAA